The following coding sequences are from one Rathayibacter sp. VKM Ac-2760 window:
- a CDS encoding DUF3105 domain-containing protein, with protein MPKDTMSAKNRARQDKVEAYKREQAKRKRSGRIWIWSLSALAVVAIGGIVAVTVLGNQQIVEARQIDGLQTFENDATHVAGAVDYAQTPPAGGPHNAVWMNCGVYNEPVPNENAVHDLEHGAVWATYDPSLPQSEVDALIAAMPDTYAVVSPYEGLDSPIVLSAWDAQVAIDSPEDPRIDAFIERFWQASTAPEPGAPCTGGIDAPGKQ; from the coding sequence GTGCCCAAAGACACGATGTCCGCCAAGAACCGCGCCCGCCAGGACAAGGTCGAGGCCTACAAGCGCGAGCAGGCCAAGCGCAAGCGCAGCGGCCGGATCTGGATCTGGTCGCTCTCGGCCCTCGCCGTCGTCGCGATCGGCGGCATCGTCGCGGTCACCGTCCTCGGCAACCAGCAGATCGTCGAGGCCCGCCAGATCGACGGTCTGCAGACCTTCGAGAACGACGCGACCCACGTCGCCGGCGCCGTCGACTACGCGCAGACTCCCCCGGCGGGCGGCCCGCACAACGCCGTCTGGATGAACTGCGGCGTCTACAACGAGCCCGTCCCGAACGAGAACGCCGTGCACGACCTCGAGCACGGCGCCGTCTGGGCGACCTACGACCCCTCCCTCCCGCAGAGCGAGGTCGACGCCCTGATCGCCGCGATGCCCGACACCTACGCCGTCGTCTCGCCCTACGAGGGCCTCGACTCCCCCATCGTGCTCAGCGCGTGGGACGCCCAGGTCGCGATCGACTCCCCCGAGGACCCGCGGATCGACGCGTTCATCGAGCGCTTCTGGCAGGCGTCGACCGCACCCGAGCCCGGTGCCCCGTGCACCGGAGGCATCGATGCGCCCGGCAAGCAGTAA
- a CDS encoding Nramp family divalent metal transporter: MTPPITATTRGPADARLLRLLGPAMVAGVAYLDPGNVASNMTAGARFGYLLVWVVVLGNLMAWLIQYLSAKLGLMTGKSLPELLGERLRGRWGRRAYWLQAETVAIATDLAEVIGGAIALNLLFGLPLLAGGLVTGAVSLVLLVIQTRGGAQPFERVITALMVVIAVGFTVGVVVDPPDAGAAAAGLLPRFDGSESVLLAASILGATVMPHAIYAHSALARDRFGRVDGVTARRRILTATRIDVTVALAIAGTVNLAILLLAAHSLSGVAGTDSLEGAHAAIGAALGPVVATLFAVGLLASGLASTSVGAYAGAEIMHGLLNLRVPLVARRLVTLIPALIVLGIGFDPTRALVLSQVVLSFGIPFALIPLVALTRDRALMGDQANRWFTTLGAILAAAFLIVLNGLLLWLTFTG; the protein is encoded by the coding sequence ATGACCCCTCCGATCACCGCCACGACGCGGGGTCCGGCCGATGCACGCCTGCTCCGGCTGCTCGGCCCCGCGATGGTCGCCGGAGTCGCCTACCTCGATCCGGGCAACGTCGCCAGCAATATGACGGCGGGTGCCCGCTTCGGCTATCTGCTCGTCTGGGTCGTCGTCCTCGGCAACCTGATGGCCTGGCTGATCCAGTACCTCTCGGCCAAGCTCGGCCTGATGACCGGCAAGAGTCTGCCCGAGCTGCTCGGCGAGCGGCTCCGCGGCCGCTGGGGCCGGCGCGCGTACTGGCTGCAGGCCGAGACGGTCGCGATCGCCACCGATCTCGCCGAGGTGATCGGCGGGGCGATCGCGCTGAATCTGCTGTTCGGACTGCCGCTGCTCGCGGGCGGGCTCGTCACCGGGGCCGTCTCTCTGGTGCTCCTGGTCATCCAGACCCGCGGCGGAGCGCAGCCCTTCGAGCGCGTCATCACGGCGCTGATGGTCGTCATCGCGGTCGGCTTCACCGTGGGCGTGGTCGTCGATCCGCCGGACGCGGGCGCGGCGGCCGCGGGGCTCCTGCCCCGCTTCGACGGGTCGGAGTCGGTGCTGCTCGCGGCCTCCATCCTCGGCGCGACCGTCATGCCGCACGCGATCTACGCGCACTCGGCCCTCGCCCGTGACCGCTTCGGCCGCGTCGACGGGGTGACCGCGCGCCGGAGGATCCTCACGGCCACCCGGATCGACGTCACCGTTGCGCTCGCGATCGCGGGCACCGTGAACCTCGCGATCCTCCTGCTCGCCGCGCACTCGCTCTCCGGCGTCGCCGGCACCGACAGCCTCGAGGGCGCGCACGCCGCGATCGGCGCGGCCCTCGGCCCGGTCGTCGCGACGCTCTTCGCGGTCGGCCTGCTCGCCTCCGGACTGGCCTCGACCTCGGTCGGCGCCTACGCGGGCGCGGAGATCATGCACGGGCTGCTGAACCTGCGGGTGCCGCTCGTCGCCCGCCGCCTCGTCACGCTGATCCCGGCGCTGATCGTGCTCGGAATCGGCTTCGACCCCACCCGCGCGCTCGTGCTGAGCCAGGTCGTGCTGTCCTTCGGCATCCCGTTCGCGCTCATCCCGCTCGTCGCCCTCACCCGCGACCGCGCCCTGATGGGCGACCAGGCGAACCGCTGGTTCACCACCCTCGGCGCGATCCTCGCCGCCGCCTTCCTGATCGTCCTCAACGGCCTGCTCCTCTGGCTCACCTTCACCGGCTGA
- a CDS encoding cystathionine beta-synthase gives MAYADSVLDLIGDTPLVKLGPVASGVQATILVKVEYLNPGGSSKDRIATRIIDAAEREGLLKPGGTIVEPTSGNTGIGLALVAQQRGYRCVFVLPDKVGEDKRNVLTAYGAEIVVTPTAVAPEDPDSYYSVSDRLAREIPGAFKPNQYANLNGPLSHYETTGPEIWRDTAGKLTHFVAGVGTGGTISGVGRYLKEVSEGRVQIVGADPEGSVYSGGGGRPYLTEGVGEDFWPSAYDPSVVDRIIASSDAESFAMTRRLAREEGLLVGGSSGLAVSVALKAAAELGPDDVVVVLLPDGGRGYLGKIFNDRWMRSYGFLEHREEGTVRDVLSARAANPTTGDLPDLVHVHPSDTVRDAIEIMTTYGVSQLPVLTAEPPVVMGEVVGAVDERELLDRVFSGATSMTDPIGASAGEALRLIGLGESISAARTALTEANALLVTDGGKPVAVITRQDLLSFATA, from the coding sequence ATGGCGTACGCCGATTCGGTGCTCGACCTGATCGGCGACACCCCGCTGGTGAAGCTCGGGCCGGTCGCCTCCGGCGTGCAGGCCACGATCCTGGTCAAGGTGGAGTACCTCAATCCCGGCGGCTCGTCGAAGGACCGCATCGCGACCCGCATCATCGACGCGGCCGAGCGCGAGGGACTCCTGAAGCCCGGCGGCACCATCGTCGAGCCGACCAGCGGCAACACCGGCATCGGCCTCGCCCTCGTCGCGCAGCAGCGCGGCTACCGCTGCGTGTTCGTCCTGCCGGACAAGGTCGGCGAGGACAAGCGGAACGTGCTCACGGCCTACGGTGCCGAGATCGTCGTCACGCCGACGGCCGTCGCTCCCGAGGACCCCGACTCCTACTACTCCGTCTCCGACCGCCTCGCGCGCGAGATCCCCGGCGCCTTCAAGCCCAACCAGTACGCGAACCTCAACGGGCCGCTCAGCCACTACGAGACCACCGGCCCCGAGATCTGGCGCGACACCGCCGGCAAGCTCACCCACTTCGTGGCGGGCGTCGGCACCGGCGGCACCATCAGCGGCGTCGGCCGCTACCTCAAGGAGGTGTCGGAGGGCCGCGTGCAGATCGTCGGCGCCGACCCCGAGGGCTCGGTCTACTCCGGCGGCGGCGGGCGCCCCTATCTGACCGAGGGCGTCGGCGAGGACTTCTGGCCCAGCGCCTACGACCCGAGCGTGGTCGACCGGATCATCGCCTCGAGCGATGCGGAGTCGTTCGCGATGACCCGCCGCCTCGCCCGCGAGGAGGGGCTGCTCGTCGGCGGCTCGAGCGGGCTCGCCGTGTCGGTGGCGCTCAAGGCCGCGGCCGAGCTCGGACCGGACGACGTGGTCGTCGTGCTGCTGCCGGACGGCGGGCGCGGCTACCTCGGCAAGATCTTCAACGACCGCTGGATGCGCTCCTACGGCTTCCTCGAGCACCGCGAGGAGGGGACCGTCCGCGACGTCCTCTCGGCCCGCGCCGCGAATCCGACCACGGGCGACCTGCCGGACCTCGTGCACGTCCACCCGAGCGACACGGTCCGCGACGCGATCGAGATCATGACCACCTACGGCGTCTCGCAGCTGCCCGTCCTCACCGCCGAGCCGCCCGTGGTGATGGGCGAGGTCGTCGGCGCGGTGGACGAGCGCGAGCTGCTCGACCGCGTGTTCAGCGGTGCGACCTCGATGACCGACCCGATCGGCGCCTCCGCCGGCGAGGCGCTCCGGCTGATCGGCCTCGGCGAGAGCATCTCGGCCGCTCGCACCGCACTGACCGAGGCGAACGCGCTGCTGGTCACCGACGGGGGCAAGCCCGTCGCCGTGATCACCCGACAGGACCTTTTGTCCTTCGCCACGGCCTGA
- a CDS encoding cystathionine gamma-synthase has product MPKKQHFDTRAIHAGQEFDPTTGAVVPPVYMTSTFVQDGIGGFRGGYEYARSANPTRDSLQELIASLEGADVAYSFASGLAAEDTLLRAALAPGDHIVLGNDAYGGSHRLIDRVHAAWGISNTAVDMSNLREVQNAIHPGETKMLWVETPSNPLMTISDIAELADLAHAHDLIVVVDNTFASSALQQPLALGADVVVHSTTKYLGGHSDVVGGALALRSGPLAEKVAFLQFAVGAISSPMDAWLTVRGIKTLAIRMERHSSNAQKVAEFLDGHSAVTAVHYPGLPSHPGHELAKRQMSGFGGMLSVELATPRAARKFAESTQLFQLAESLGGVESLIGYPSEMTHASVKGTPLEVSESLVRLSVGIEDASDLIADLAAALPKK; this is encoded by the coding sequence ATGCCCAAGAAGCAGCACTTCGACACCCGCGCCATCCACGCCGGCCAGGAGTTCGACCCGACCACCGGCGCGGTCGTCCCGCCCGTCTACATGACCTCGACGTTCGTCCAGGACGGCATCGGCGGCTTCCGCGGCGGCTACGAGTACGCCCGCTCGGCGAACCCGACCCGCGACTCGCTGCAGGAGCTGATCGCCTCGCTCGAGGGCGCGGACGTCGCCTACTCGTTCGCCTCCGGTCTCGCCGCCGAGGACACGCTGCTCCGCGCGGCGCTCGCTCCCGGCGACCACATCGTGCTCGGCAACGACGCGTACGGCGGCAGCCACCGGCTGATCGACCGGGTGCACGCGGCCTGGGGCATCAGCAACACCGCGGTCGACATGTCGAACCTGCGCGAGGTGCAGAACGCGATCCACCCCGGCGAGACGAAGATGCTCTGGGTGGAGACGCCGTCGAACCCGCTGATGACCATCAGCGACATCGCGGAGCTGGCCGATCTGGCTCACGCGCACGACCTGATCGTCGTCGTCGACAACACCTTCGCCTCCTCGGCCCTGCAGCAGCCGCTCGCCCTCGGTGCGGACGTGGTGGTGCACTCGACGACGAAGTACCTCGGCGGGCACTCGGACGTGGTCGGCGGCGCGCTCGCGCTGCGCTCCGGCCCGCTCGCGGAGAAGGTCGCCTTCCTCCAGTTCGCGGTCGGCGCGATCTCGAGCCCGATGGACGCCTGGCTGACGGTGCGCGGCATCAAGACCCTCGCGATCCGGATGGAGCGGCACTCCTCGAACGCGCAGAAGGTCGCCGAGTTCCTCGACGGGCACTCCGCCGTGACGGCGGTCCACTACCCGGGGCTGCCGTCGCACCCTGGGCACGAGCTGGCGAAGCGCCAGATGTCCGGCTTCGGCGGCATGCTCTCGGTCGAGCTCGCGACGCCGCGGGCCGCGCGGAAGTTCGCGGAGTCGACGCAGCTGTTCCAGCTGGCGGAGTCGCTGGGCGGCGTCGAGTCGCTGATCGGCTACCCGAGCGAGATGACGCACGCGTCGGTCAAGGGCACGCCGCTCGAGGTGTCGGAGTCGCTCGTGCGGCTCTCGGTCGGCATCGAGGACGCGAGCGACCTGATCGCGGACCTCGCGGCGGCGCTGCCGAAGAAGTAG
- a CDS encoding cyclase family protein: protein MTSSARRLVDLSHTVSDGLVTYPGLPAPRIRPHLTREASRAAYAPGTEFALDVIEMIGNTGTYLDSPFHRYEGGTDLSGLALESLVDLPAVVVDVRGSGERGIARAALDGLDVAGAAVLLSTGWDAHFATPGYASGAPFLTAAGAEALIAGGAVLVGIDSLNIDDVEGGGERPAHSLLLAAGVHVVEHLRGLEQLPATGARFTAVPPKVSGFGTFPVRAYAVVGGR from the coding sequence ATGACCTCGTCCGCCCGCCGCCTCGTCGATCTCAGCCACACCGTCTCGGACGGCCTCGTGACCTACCCGGGACTGCCGGCCCCGCGGATCCGTCCGCACCTGACTCGCGAGGCGTCGCGCGCGGCGTACGCGCCCGGCACCGAGTTCGCGCTCGACGTCATCGAGATGATCGGCAACACCGGCACCTACCTCGACAGCCCGTTCCACCGCTACGAGGGCGGCACCGACCTGTCCGGGCTCGCCCTCGAGTCCCTCGTCGATCTCCCGGCCGTCGTGGTCGACGTCCGCGGATCGGGCGAGCGCGGGATCGCTCGGGCGGCGCTCGACGGTCTCGACGTCGCCGGAGCCGCGGTGCTGCTCTCGACCGGCTGGGACGCGCACTTCGCCACGCCCGGGTACGCGAGCGGCGCGCCCTTCCTCACCGCGGCCGGGGCGGAGGCGCTGATCGCCGGCGGCGCGGTGCTCGTCGGCATCGACTCGCTCAACATCGACGACGTCGAGGGCGGCGGCGAGCGGCCGGCCCACAGCCTCCTCCTCGCCGCGGGAGTGCACGTCGTGGAGCACCTCCGCGGGCTCGAGCAGCTGCCCGCCACGGGCGCCCGCTTCACCGCCGTGCCGCCGAAGGTGAGCGGCTTCGGCACCTTCCCGGTGCGGGCCTACGCCGTCGTCGGTGGCCGCTGA
- a CDS encoding glycosyltransferase, translated as MPPSPRSAAASGPARASPRWGPGSTRGPPAPLARAARSAPLRLRERRAAAVAARPIDHPRSLAFRRELAGLDLANRFSRRPVVDPAGEVVVTMTTHGERIQRVHVAIESIARGAVRPARLVLWLDDPALFAALPTSLERLRRRGLEIRLVDGWRVHTKYYPHLLSGRAAERDLVTSDDDIVYPRTWLRGLLDARSRYPRETVLCYRAHRVLVADGAVAPYTSWPPVADTRAGHDVFGTSVSGQLFPSELMVAIAEHGDAFREVAPDADDIWLHVRAVDAGYRVAQIEPTAELFPFVPRTQQSGLYLVNYWDGGNDRQVGASYTPEVTARIAADADRQGGRA; from the coding sequence ATGCCGCCATCGCCGCGCTCGGCCGCCGCCTCCGGCCCCGCACGCGCCTCGCCGCGCTGGGGGCCCGGGTCCACCCGCGGACCGCCTGCTCCGCTCGCGCGGGCCGCCCGATCGGCCCCGCTCCGCCTCCGCGAGCGCCGGGCCGCGGCCGTCGCCGCCCGCCCGATCGACCACCCGCGATCGCTCGCGTTCCGCCGCGAGCTCGCCGGCCTCGACCTCGCCAACCGCTTCTCCCGCCGCCCGGTCGTCGACCCGGCCGGCGAGGTCGTCGTCACGATGACGACCCACGGCGAGCGGATCCAGCGCGTCCACGTCGCGATCGAGTCGATCGCCCGCGGTGCCGTCCGCCCGGCGCGCCTCGTGCTCTGGCTCGACGATCCGGCACTGTTCGCCGCGCTGCCGACGAGCCTCGAGCGCCTGCGCCGCCGCGGCCTCGAGATCCGCCTCGTCGACGGCTGGCGCGTGCACACCAAGTACTACCCGCACCTGCTCTCGGGGCGAGCGGCGGAGCGCGACCTGGTCACCTCCGACGACGACATCGTCTACCCGCGCACCTGGCTCCGCGGCCTGCTCGACGCCCGCTCGCGCTATCCGCGCGAGACGGTGCTCTGCTACCGCGCGCACCGGGTGCTCGTCGCCGACGGCGCCGTGGCGCCGTACACGAGCTGGCCGCCCGTCGCGGACACCCGGGCGGGCCACGACGTCTTCGGCACCTCGGTCTCGGGCCAGCTCTTCCCGAGCGAGCTGATGGTCGCGATCGCCGAGCACGGCGACGCCTTCCGCGAGGTCGCGCCCGACGCCGACGACATCTGGCTGCACGTGCGCGCGGTCGACGCGGGCTACCGGGTCGCGCAGATCGAGCCGACGGCCGAGCTCTTCCCGTTCGTCCCGCGGACGCAGCAGAGCGGCCTCTACCTCGTCAACTACTGGGACGGCGGCAACGACCGCCAGGTCGGCGCCAGCTACACCCCCGAGGTGACCGCCCGCATCGCCGCGGACGCCGACCGACAGGGAGGGCGCGCATGA
- a CDS encoding glycosyltransferase family 4 protein — translation MRLLFLSNLYPPQVLGGYEMTCARVAEAMAARGHDVRVLTTPTYLPPEPTSVEVHRTLSLRTYFPLPQTGGEIAQLMHHESAVSRFENTRILLEELRDFAPTHVVAFNLLGLGGLALVDLLRRVDAGWMWNLGDRTPNALVDGLPDRVLSVYGADRPGHFDRGEIVAVSRSLVESIEAGGIDLGEVEVIGRGVEVPVDDGPRGYREGGITRFTFAASLGEHKGVDLVLDAAAELAERTRDFRVDLYGDGDVDGYRARASAAGLDGIVTFHGARPREEVLAAHGRADAFLFPTWAGEPFGVAPVEAAAAGCVPIVTASSGVAEFLVGGVDCLKIVRSVPALLAAMSDVVTGAIDLEAYGRRGRIAARGPLSFAHSVELLEASLERRSRPGLAERAADVSIEAEIMDKDHRAMDVLHRRFSGRDDE, via the coding sequence ATGAGACTCCTCTTCCTCAGCAACCTCTACCCTCCGCAGGTGCTCGGCGGCTACGAGATGACCTGCGCCCGCGTCGCCGAGGCGATGGCCGCCCGCGGCCACGACGTGCGGGTGCTGACCACGCCGACCTATCTGCCGCCGGAGCCCACGAGCGTCGAGGTCCATCGCACCCTCAGCCTGCGCACCTACTTCCCGCTGCCGCAGACCGGCGGCGAGATCGCCCAGCTGATGCACCACGAGAGCGCGGTGTCGCGGTTCGAGAACACCCGCATCCTGCTGGAGGAGCTGCGCGACTTCGCGCCGACGCACGTCGTCGCCTTCAACCTGCTCGGTCTCGGCGGGCTCGCGCTGGTCGATCTGCTGCGGCGCGTCGACGCGGGCTGGATGTGGAACCTCGGCGACCGCACACCCAACGCGCTCGTCGACGGGCTGCCGGACCGGGTGCTGTCGGTCTACGGAGCCGATCGGCCGGGCCACTTCGACCGCGGCGAGATCGTCGCGGTCAGCCGCTCGCTGGTCGAGTCGATCGAGGCGGGCGGGATCGACCTCGGCGAGGTCGAGGTGATCGGCCGCGGCGTCGAGGTGCCGGTCGACGACGGACCGCGCGGCTACCGCGAGGGCGGCATCACCCGGTTCACCTTCGCGGCGTCACTCGGCGAGCACAAGGGCGTCGACCTCGTGCTCGACGCAGCCGCGGAGCTCGCCGAGCGGACCCGCGACTTCCGCGTCGACCTCTACGGCGACGGCGACGTGGACGGCTACCGCGCCCGGGCCTCGGCGGCCGGCCTCGACGGGATCGTGACCTTCCACGGCGCACGTCCCCGCGAGGAGGTGCTCGCCGCGCACGGCCGCGCCGACGCCTTCCTCTTCCCCACCTGGGCGGGCGAGCCCTTCGGCGTCGCACCCGTGGAGGCCGCGGCGGCCGGCTGCGTGCCGATCGTGACGGCCTCGAGCGGGGTCGCCGAGTTCCTCGTCGGCGGCGTCGACTGCCTCAAGATCGTCCGCTCGGTGCCCGCGCTGCTCGCGGCGATGAGCGACGTCGTGACGGGCGCGATCGATCTCGAGGCGTACGGCCGGCGCGGCAGGATCGCCGCCCGGGGACCGCTCTCCTTCGCGCACTCGGTCGAGCTGCTCGAGGCGTCGCTGGAGCGCCGCTCGCGGCCCGGCCTCGCCGAGCGCGCCGCCGACGTGAGCATCGAGGCCGAGATCATGGACAAGGACCACCGCGCGATGGACGTGCTCCACCGCCGCTTCTCCGGACGGGACGACGAATGA
- a CDS encoding glycerate kinase, translating into MSSAARRVIIAPDSFKGSATAVEVAEALAAGWRGVRPGDDVVLAPMADGGEGTVDAFAVAVPEAQRHTLTVVGPDDRPVETSWLLLPDGSAVVELASASGITLLDPLRPLTAHTRGFGRAIAAALDAGAQALLLAIGGSSSTDGGVGALRELGARFLTVSGHDLGDGGGALHELAVVDRHALRPVPAGGARILSDVTNPLLGDSGAAHVFGPQKGATLDDVLRLDDGLRHLAAHLDADPEEAGTGAAGGTGFGLLAWGARLAPAAAVGRRSGLPARRRRRTSSLTGEGRFDAVDGGQGPPPYLLGLAGGGARALLVAGAIQAPTTAFAAAAALAHRAGRLRGGGHRRPAAAPARRRGGARARLLSGASRTAGGSVARPRRTLPRPRGCRWSGLASTYGPGSATTPTCSGRPVPAHPPIGHADTPGSVVPREPVPTLHSGG; encoded by the coding sequence ATGAGCAGCGCAGCCCGCAGAGTGATCATCGCGCCCGACTCCTTCAAGGGGTCGGCGACCGCCGTCGAGGTCGCGGAGGCGCTCGCCGCGGGCTGGCGCGGCGTCCGGCCGGGCGACGACGTGGTGCTGGCGCCGATGGCCGACGGCGGCGAGGGCACGGTCGACGCGTTCGCGGTCGCGGTGCCGGAGGCGCAGCGCCACACGCTCACGGTGGTCGGCCCCGACGACCGCCCGGTCGAGACGTCCTGGCTGCTGCTGCCCGACGGAAGCGCGGTCGTCGAGCTCGCCTCCGCGAGCGGAATCACGCTGCTCGACCCGCTGCGACCGCTCACCGCGCACACCCGCGGCTTCGGCCGGGCGATCGCCGCCGCGCTCGACGCCGGCGCGCAGGCGCTCCTGCTCGCGATCGGCGGCAGCTCCTCGACCGACGGCGGTGTCGGCGCGCTGCGCGAGCTCGGCGCGCGCTTCCTCACCGTGTCCGGCCACGACCTCGGCGACGGCGGCGGAGCGCTGCACGAGCTCGCCGTCGTCGACCGGCATGCGCTGCGCCCCGTCCCCGCCGGCGGCGCGCGCATCCTCAGCGATGTCACCAACCCGCTGCTCGGCGACTCCGGCGCCGCCCACGTCTTCGGACCGCAGAAGGGCGCGACCCTCGACGACGTGCTGCGCCTCGACGACGGCCTGCGCCACCTCGCCGCGCACCTCGACGCGGACCCGGAGGAGGCGGGCACCGGTGCGGCGGGCGGCACCGGCTTCGGCCTGCTCGCCTGGGGCGCGCGCCTGGCCCCAGCGGCCGCGGTCGGCAGGCGCTCCGGACTCCCTGCGCGTCGCCGGCGCCGGACGTCGTCACTCACCGGCGAGGGGCGCTTCGACGCAGTCGATGGCGGGCAAGGTCCCCCTCCCTACCTGCTCGGGCTCGCAGGCGGTGGCGCCCGCGCGCTGCTCGTCGCCGGCGCGATCCAGGCGCCGACCACCGCGTTCGCCGCGGCGGCCGCACTCGCTCACCGGGCCGGCCGGCTCCGCGGCGGCGGCCATCGCCGACCCGCTGCCGCACCTGCGCGCCGTCGCGGCGGAGCTCGCGCGCGCCTCCTGAGCGGCGCCTCCCGGACCGCCGGCGGGTCTGTCGCACGCCCTCGGAGGACCCTCCCGCGACCCCGCGGATGTCGGTGGTCGGGCCTAGCGTCGACGTATGGCCCCGGCAGCGCGACGACCCCCACATGTAGTGGTCGACCCGTGCCCGCGCACCCGCCCATCGGGCATGCCGACACGCCGGGGAGCGTTGTACCCAGGGAACCCGTTCCCACTCTCCACAGCGGTGGATAA
- the nrdH gene encoding glutaredoxin-like protein NrdH, protein MAVTVYTKPSCVQCTATYRALDSKGIDYEIFDLSVDEKALDAVKALGYLQAPVVITDDDHWSGFRPDKISAL, encoded by the coding sequence ATGGCTGTGACCGTCTACACCAAGCCCTCCTGCGTGCAGTGCACCGCGACCTACCGGGCCCTCGACAGCAAGGGCATCGACTACGAGATCTTCGACCTCTCCGTCGACGAGAAGGCCCTCGACGCCGTCAAGGCGCTCGGCTACCTCCAGGCGCCGGTCGTCATCACGGACGACGATCACTGGTCCGGCTTCCGCCCCGACAAGATCTCGGCGCTCTGA
- the nrdI gene encoding class Ib ribonucleoside-diphosphate reductase assembly flavoprotein NrdI — MSGLVYFSSSSGNTHRFMQKLGRPAQQIPLHSRRDGAAVDTLHVDEPYVLVLPTYGGGNGGGAVPKQVIRFLNVPRNRALLRGVIGAGNTNFGEAYCLAGDIIARKCEVPHLYRFEVFGTPDDVRAVDEGLDTFWTQQ; from the coding sequence ATGAGCGGACTCGTGTACTTCTCGAGCAGCTCGGGCAACACGCACCGCTTCATGCAGAAGCTCGGGCGGCCCGCGCAGCAGATCCCGCTGCACTCCCGCCGGGACGGCGCCGCGGTCGACACGCTCCACGTCGACGAGCCGTACGTGCTCGTGCTCCCCACCTACGGCGGGGGCAACGGCGGGGGAGCGGTGCCCAAGCAGGTCATCCGCTTCCTGAACGTCCCGCGCAACCGCGCCCTGCTCCGCGGCGTCATCGGCGCCGGCAACACCAACTTCGGCGAGGCCTACTGCCTCGCCGGCGACATCATCGCCCGCAAGTGCGAGGTGCCGCACCTCTATCGATTCGAAGTATTCGGAACCCCTGACGACGTCCGCGCCGTCGACGAAGGATTGGACACGTTTTGGACGCAGCAGTGA